The following is a genomic window from Mya arenaria isolate MELC-2E11 chromosome 4, ASM2691426v1.
tgtatttgctgagatgtTGACATAACCACACGGTTACaagcaaaatcttaaccagaatttttaagacgaataataaagggtcataaTTTGCATGTTATGTCGGTAAAAAGGAATACAAagcttatgtttcaaatattatatatagaattcgacaataaacaaatattgacttgacttgacttgacttgaacACTTCAAGTTATTGCtgatatattaaactatatGCTTACATGCACAACCTTAAtcaaagttgaataataaaggcccataatttgcattattttcagATCAGTgctatcttacttcattaattaaaaaggttggatagttggaaaCACATATCCAAAAATTGCAATGCATTATATGATGTACGAGATAATGACTTGAAGGTGCGTACATACAAAACTTCAActaaggtgtgacgccgacgcagACCCAGACGCTAGGGTGAGAAATATAGTAATTATTTTCGATTAGTCGAGCTAATAACGAGTGATATTTAGTTTTCATACCATTATCTATGAATGGTTCAAATCCACGAAACAGATCGGAACATTGCTTCTTCCTTAGATCAACGACAGCAAAGTACAACTGGTCCTTCGTCGTGACCGCCGCGAAATTTCTGGAACCTAAAATGAGAACATTTCAGCATGTTTTATCGTATGCCAACTAATATGCagtgttcatattttattaagatgCAGTTTACAAAAACAGTATACACAGGTAAAATAGGAGCGTAATGCCACACGACTCgaattctttattattttacctGCAGCAATACTCGGAAACTCAAACACCAGATCGCCTTCAGATTCAAAGCATTGGAAATCATGAATCGGCAATCCATTCATGAGGTCAAAGCCCTTTGTTGAAAGCCCTTCAAACACTATCAACACCGATTTGTTTTCTCCGCATAAACAGGACGGGTTGTCATCTGATATGGACTTTAAGTCGAACACTTTCTCTCCTTAGTAAATTGAAAAGAAGAATTAGAACATCTGCAGTTTAAAAAGTTGGAGGAGCACTTTTCGAGACTATTAGTTATATGCATAATATCCGAAATTGAATATTTTCCTTGTCAATACAAAAACAGTACAGTCGAAAAGTGTGTAAACAAATATCAGTAAGAGCTACATGGTATTTCATTGCTTTTCATGGGAAGAAAGATTGCGATTCTTACCTGTAATAGCATTGCGGATCGTCAGTTTCTGATAGGTGTCTATGATCATATACGTATCATTGCAACAAAACCGCACCTTCGATATTTTGCCCAGGCCGTCATACATCTGTATCTGCTGCCCTGACTGAACGTTCCACAGCCTCACTGAGCCATCGTCCGAACCTTAAATGTAACAAGTATGAGACTATTTTCGAGCTCTATGCAATACGCGTCTTCACATACAACGGTGTGAGTACATTCACTCATCATGcttattttacatgataataGAAACACTttactattagtggtatcaattGTCCAATGTAGGCAATAAACAGCGTCTTATTCAGAATAATTGCATATGAAGTTCGATTCTGTTGAAATGTCCCACATATTAAACGTTTCACAACAAGAagtcttaaataaacaaaaaacctACAAGAAAGGGCAACTTTGCTGTCTCGAGAAAGGTCCAGGGACAATATATCTCCCTTGTGTCCGGCCATACTGTGTATTAGCTGTCCGCCAGGCTGGGACAGTATCTTTTTATCTGGTAGAATTGTGGCTACTGTATGTTCTCGGCACGCCCGCAGAAACTCCCCTGTGTTCTGTTGGAGAAAAATGTGTATTGTCAACTAATACATATCCATACATAGGTGGAAACAAAGAAATGGAAATAATATGTTTCTTCTCAAACACAGAAGTCATTAGGCAAAGAGGCATCAGCGAATGTAAACGGAACGTATCAAAGCAATCGAGATTAACAAACCTTGTTTTGGGGAAGTCTTCCAAGCATTTGAGGGATGAACTGGTTTGAATCATTGAATATTCCTTGCTGGGAAAGACGCAATGCATCGTAGACACTTTCAATGGCTTCGTCGTCTGGGAAAACCGTACGTGCAAGTGCTAGATCCTCCATTATAGACCTAGACAAGCAGCAGAAGTGGCATGAATGTAACATGATGAACGTGGTACTAGTATAACAAAATAACCATGGACGTTCAACCATTAGCAATTCAACAAAACTTCTAACAATGCAGTTACCAAAGATTTGTCGCCTTCAGTTTGTCcatcaaaaaatcaaaattgcaAAGAGATTCTTTTTTGGCCAAATCCTTTTGCGTTCCGTAACATCGGTGATATGGTAAGTTGTTCAGCTTTCTGAGGTTATAAGAACTGCCGAATTTGTTGGGCTGCTGTGACACGAGACGATCTGCTGAGCCTTTTTCGCCTTTAGCACTGACGTAGTCCTTCTTTACGCCTTATCATGATAAtacgaaaaaaaacacacacattaaGTTGTAGTCAATGatgctaaaataaatatgaattttgatATGCTTCGTTTTTTTATGAACACAGGAaacaaaatttgaaacttttaacCGTTCTTTGAAAGAAGAGTGCTagttttttgtatttcaaaagaaGTTTTACATTGATTGTAAACTCTCAATCATAAAATTTCCTTTCCTAATATTTCagttaattatatgtttaaaacaaagtcGCAATTAAAAGGATATATAGTTGTTTAGAAACATCAGCAGCTAAAAGAATTGCAGtgatacattttaaaactgttcataCCGGCCCATGTTCCTGCAAAGAAGGCTGCGAGTGAAGTGTGAAGTTTCTGGGTTACGTTCTCATCACCAAGGTAGCGATTCCTGGCAGCCTCGATGAATTGTCGATGGTACCAGTACATTACCTGGACGTTGTCGGCACCTCGGTCAACTAAATACAaagacaaaatgaaaacaatgaaacaccTAGGTAAGCAATGTAAATtagtttgatataaaaaaaaccacAATAATTGTTCATAGCATTTGTACCTAGGTATTCCTCAAGGTCAGCCCTCAGCCTGATGACCAGCATGGGTGGTAAGCGCCTTATGGGCGGGGTCCAGTACATGTATACGTCATTGAGCACCTCGTCGTCACATGACAGGATGTCCTCCAGCTCAGTCTCCGTCAGACCGGACCTAGCTATATATCGGGATAAACGAGATATGTAGTAATTAAGACTGGTTTCACATTATTCAGAAATGTGGATACTGGCATAAATactcattaaaattaaaaaaaaaataacagtcgtaaatatttttttagttttctatGCACTAATCAGGAAGACCGACGAACACAAAGACAATATAACATATACACGTTTGAAACTTTTCAAGTgtgttaactttatttttacaaatacatgttcaaACCTTGCGCAGTTATAATGAAATACTAGCAGAACTAAGTTGAAACTTACAAATGGTCAGGTACCCGAGCGCATGTGAAACAAAGATTTTCCCGTGCATCACCTCCAAACGTTCAAAAAGTGTGTCGATACTTTTTCGGATGGAAGGCTCGAGAGCAGTGGTACCCTTTGTTGCAAAGCTGGTCCACATGCAAGCCTTGTCAAAGGACAGTTTCAAAAACAGCGGAGAAGGGCATTTCTTGCACATGTGCAGCAGCAGATTTTTTTGATCAGGGGTAAGGTTTCGCTTTTTTAATTTCAACCATTTGTCGATAATTTTCTCAAAGTCATCAGACGTTAGTGTCGGTATTTTAACTAAATTAGCATCTGCTCGTATTGTTGACTGCAAAGGAACACAATGAACAACaagatttaacaaaatatgttttaaatcataatacatgtacatggatGCGTTTTGAGATTAACGTTTGAAATGTCCATACCAGTAAGTTCCCAGGGTATAAGTCTGCCCCTTACCTTTAATATTGGATACGCCTCAAACTGATTTTCCGGCAACGTTGACACAATGACTTTCACATTCGGTCGCAGTTTCATTGGTAGCCACTGGAGTTGCCTAGCATTGTGCGACGTGTCCAGTTGGTCAAGTGAGTCCAATAGAATAACCAACGGCCTGTCGTTGTTTGGGGAAAACAAGCTCAAAGCAAACTCATCTGTCAACATTCGGAGATCCTGTTAATGCAAACACacgatacattgttttgatccTGTCTCGttcttattatttaatataattttataattgtaGTTGGAAGTGGACCAGCTTATAAAGCGTAAATACGACCCACCTTTGAAACATCCGTGTCGATACCGTATGCTTTCCTTATTTGAGACGTGATACTGGTCAGAAGACCCACGATGCTGGAGCTGTCCGGGGTGGTTCCAATAAATCTGAAAACAGCCAAATAATGTATTCTCAACGACTCGTGTATATCCTCATccgttgtttgttttattaacataaattaaagAATAGTGATGCTATTAAAGAATAGTGATGCTATTAAAGAATAGTGATGCTATTCTCTATTTAGATTGTTCTACGCTAAGTAAAATTTTAACGTAATTGTGATTTGTAATTGCTAGCTTCACAATATCAACAATAACACATACCTAAGAACTGTTGCGCATTTATTGTTTGTCCATTTGGCACAGCACTTGGCTGCCATGGCCATAATTGACGTTTTGCCTGTGCCCGACTCCCCAAAAAGAACAAAGGGTTCGTCGCCGAGGCCTTTCACATAATTCTCgattttctaaagaaaaaagAATGGATGAATGGGATAAGAAGTGGAATCCAGATTTTTGCAAAAGCCTTTTTGTCCGCCAATCCTGTCGTTATGTTAGTACTTATACTGGTCGCAATGTGAAGGTTTAATCGAACAAGTTGTAATTAAATTAATGTCACTCACAACCTTCTTCCTGTCATCACTCAGATTATAGCAGTAGATCGAATATCTAGGTTTCTAACATACCATTGATACCAAATagtgcatttaaaaacaaatgcttgCGGTGTatctcaaacaaacaatttggatacaaaactattatatatatacctttAAAGTTTCTTCCCGTCCGTGGAATTGTTTGCACTTCTTTTGACAAAATTGTATGTGTTCAGTGATTTCCTTTGTAAGCGTATCATGACTTGCTGTTTTTGCATCCACAGCAGTTTTTATCAAAGCACACATCTTGGACACGAAGTCCTCCTTCATTTTGGCAAGATATTTCTTGTGCTCTGGACTATTTGGGTTAATACCTGAAAATgatcaatgaaaacaacatgtgAAGGACTTTCGTTTTTTTGTGTGGTCACTTTGTTAAAAAATTCATTTTGTAATTGGTTCtttccatatttttattttgagaaaataaaaaatacccttTTCTTTATCCCATTTTACTGTGTAATCCAGTATGTTGTCCCCCAGTTTCGACTTCATTTCCTCTTTTAAAGGAATCTGCATTTCTCGAATCTTTTGGAGCTTCCTCTCAGAATTGCTGTATGAGCACTCTATTGTCATTATGAAAATAGCATATATACATGGTAGTTTTCCTGTGTTGTTACATGCAGTAAGCCATGCAGgtgaatacattttaattgcaaataaataaatgaataaatggcAAAAAAATCCTTATTTTCTGATTATTTTAGCTTAATTTATTCCACAGAAGTTCGACTTTATTATGGAAGTCGAcagctataaaaaaaaaaggttaaagCGCCCACAACAAACTGACCCAGCATGTCGAGCACAAACTCCACCCACCTATAAACCTAGACAGGAGGAAGTTGCTCTCCTGGTCGCCGATGTCCTCGATGGTCCTGTGTATCCAGAGACACGTGTTACCAAGCTCGGAGACAGTAAGAAGACCACTGTGTACCTCCGTCTCCGTGACTGGGTGAAATGATTGAAATCTAGTATACTAATGTATCATCATTATACAGTACACTTATATTAGGATACACTTAGGTTAGGTATTTAACATGACAACGTTATGCAATGACAACCCGGGAGCATTTTGACTTCATGGTATTCTTGGTTCACCTTCCACTGCAGTACAAGAGATCACGACTCGAGACTAGACAGATGGATGATTGTAACGATCCTTCTGTTGTGTCCTAACTTGGCTGCTGAATGTTGGACATGCACAAAAACATCGGTAAATCAAGCATATTATGTGTCATGGTGCACTATATTCACTCCAATTTGCAACCATTGAATACCCAAAGTCCATTTCATTAGCTACATTGAAACAGGGTATGAACTAAGGTAACAGGGGCGCTAACGATCCACTTCTCTAATggatattgaaaaaaactgaTAGAAAGAAACAATCCAGCTTTGTAAAAGATTAAAAGTGAGTCAACTCttctatacaaatatcaaataaaattcaacatggaaTCTTTTACGTACATGATTGCTCTTTAAAACTGTAtctcatttttttgtcaattaaaaacttgaatgtttatattgaaacgAAGGAGCttaacatacataaacagtcaaaaagaaattgaataaCTTTCCTCATGAGcgatttataaaaatatctgaGATAGAGATTTAGAGTTCATAGTCTTGACATTGGCTGTGCGGACTTCAGATGCATTGCTTGGAAgataagaaatgtttttatcagTATATCACTgtaattttgaacatttcaataaCTTTCCTTTTCcattaatgtatgttttcaaaaacaagGAACAAGGTGATACAGAAGGCTATCCCGTCAAGGTGATACAGAAGGCTGTCCCGTCAAGGTGATACAGAAGGCTGTCCCGTCAAGGTGATACAGAAGGCTGTCCCGTCAAGGTGATAGGCTGTCCCGTCAAGCTGATACAGAAGGCTATCCCGTCAAGCTGATACAGAAGGCTATCCCGTCAAGCTGATACAGAAGGCTACCCCGTCAAGGTGATACAGAAGGCTACCCCGTCAAGGTGATACAGAAGGCTATCCCGTCAAGCTGATACAGAAGGCTATCCCGTCAAGGTGATACAGAAGGCTATCCCGTCAAGCTGATACAGAAGGCTATCCCGTCAAGCTGATACAGAAGACTATCCCGTCAAGCTGATACAGAAGGCTATCCCGTCAAGGTGATACAGAAGGCTGTCCCGTCAAGGTGATACAGAAGGCTATCCCGTCAATGTGATACAGAAGGCTATCCCGTCAAGGTGATACAGAAGGCTATCCCGTCAAGGTTATACAGAAGGCTATCCCGTCAAGGTGATACAGAAGGCTATCCCGTCAAGGTTATACATAAGGCTATCCCGTCAAGGTGATACAGAAGGCTATCCCGTCAAGGTGATACAGAAGGCTATCCCGTCCCCTTTATACCGATACCATTCCCATGTATTTATCTACTCAATAAAATGTCCATGAATTTCGCGTACCtaaactgggggggggggggggtcctggTCAATCCCAAGTTAATTAAActtcatgtaaaatgtaaagCAGCTCTTTTCGCAGTTCTCTACTTGATAGTTTAAACTTACTGGAGCGGATATATTTGCGAGCAGTTTCCGCGTCAAACACCTCCTGGGCTACATTCTCCAATGTCTCCTGTATTACCTCGCTCTCCTCCCACCATACTTTCTTCGCGGCGTCCTTTTTGTCCTAcagtaataaaataaaccaattttGAAAATGCAGGTTGACCTGACTGACATTGAACGCAACACCCTCAAGCCCAACAAAGAGTATTGAATCTAGTCtgtttaacattattatgcaattatatactatatactaGAATTCATATCTCTGACATTCTAACTGGGCTTTTATTCTTTTCCACCTTAATCACTTATACTTATCCATATATAAGATTCGAAAAAAAACTATGCGATATTGAGTACCTTAACAGTACTGAGGAAGTCTGGCAAGTGAATGCTGATAGGGAACGCCACATATACCGGAGGGTCCGCATTCAGGTCCTTCGCATACCATCTATTTCAACACgtacataattaaatatattcatgtcATCACAAACATCATGCATTGCGAGATAACTATATCATAGACAAATATAGTGTTTTCAGTCACAGCATGTTCTATTATTATTGCCGATAGTGTCGCTCGTCATACGTTGAAGTCAATGGAAACAGAATGGACATCTTCTTGAAATGATAagaaaagttaaatataaagtgaaaatacaaacatggcCCTTACTTCTTAAACAGTTTCTTCGTTTCATCAGAATCAACGTTCTGCATGATGGTCTCAAATTCTGCGGCTTCGATTGTCCTCGGGAAATCTTTGTAACCGTATTTATGAGACATTAAGGACTGAAATATATTACTGAGAAGATTACCTTCTATTGGAATGTATATAATGTGAATGGGACCACCAACACTAAATATTGAGTGGAGGAAATTGATACATGTAcaaaagatttattttaagaatcaTGAAAATGTACTAGTAATAGAAAATAGAAATTGAAAACAGACATGGGCCCGATTTCACAAAGAAGCTGCAAGTCGTATATTAACACTCCTACTGCGCTTACTAAGATGAATCATTTCACTTGCATTCATATTCCAATTAACGAAAATTCTTCGGAAACTGTCTAACAGTACACAAACGACCCTTGTGATTGGTCAAGAGACATTTAATGGTTGTTAAGATGTAGGATACATCTATGAATAAAGTGACGTCAATGACGAACAACCGAATCCATACTACTTTAAATTGTCTTGTAAGTCTTTCTCACAAACCGTGCGACGACAAAATGTTTCCACAGGGATGATCcgcaatacataaacattcaaCGGACTAAGCATGAATTTTAATGGAATGTTATTATGATCGCCTATTTTTTCAGgtgggaaaatatttcttgtCTCAAGATTGTTCGTGCAGACTTGCCCCTGGTCTTGGTGAAACAAATATGAGACCAATGATGGGTGCCAAGCCctattaaaaacttttgaaaatacaCAGAAGACGTCTCTAAATTCTAATCCTTCGTCAAGAGCTTGACACAATGAATGAAAGACGAATGCTATTTGGTTGAGAGTCGAGCCGTATTTGAAGCTTCGTTAGAGCTTTGTTCTGCAAAAGGAAGTTTAAGACGTGTTTGCGGGTTACTATTTCGAGAACTGTGCTGACGACACCTTAAAGAGAGACAGGTTTGTGGTTTTCCATAACCCTTAAGATCATTTTTCTTGAAGATGGCACAGACATGCGCAAGTTCCCGCTGGTGTTGGGGCATGTACTACATTACCACTTCAATAATTATATAGTCGGAACGGCTAGACGGTAAAAGTTAAAACCGTACAAAGTGAACAGGTATGTAATCATTACGTCTTCGTAAGAATTAGTACTTACCACGAATGAAGGTCCAGTAGAAACGTTCTGACTGTTACGAATCTCCCTGATACAGATATCGGTGCCCATGTGGTCGTCTGTGGCCTGGTCCCGGATGCCCCATCGCATGTCTACCACCTGGAAGTCGTACCCTAGTCCCTGGCAGAACTTCTTAACTACAGGGTATCCCGTCTCCATGAGCGTGTTACGCTCGTGCTGGGTGTCTGAACAGGTTCGATATGTATGTTTCGTGTGTATAAGGATGATAGAAAACAGGTTCTTTTGCATTTTAcaagtgttaaaacaaaactcatTATAATTTAATGTGAAGAATACAGAAATTCCATCCAAAATGTTGTCGTGTtattctatatatatgtataaacttatttttgtcCAACTGTTGcgttcaattaaatatttaacctGTAAATGTGCTGGAGGTGAATATGCGGACCACCCTGGCAGTGGAAAGACATTCAATGTCCATGTTTCCAAGATATAATTCTTCATCCGGTGTCCGCGGCCCTGTATATTTGTCTTTTCCGAATAGCTGAAAATAATAGGAACACaactttttcataaaatgaatataagtaATGGTAAAGGACACGTGCCAAGTTTAACATGAGACTCTTTGTAAAATATCTGCATTTTCATTGAACAGACCTTGGAATCGCGTTCTATGTTGAGTTTATAACTACTCTGATAGAGAGACCCTCGGATGGAATGGTGCCAATAACATTGACCAATCCGAGGTTTCTAACGCAAACATCAATCTGGTCATTTCTCAGGTCTGATTTCTCAAGATGGAGCGCGATTCCCAGAAATGATTTGGCAAACTTATTCTACTTTTTGTCCGGTCAGCTGAAAGCGGTTACGCGCCACCAATTTGCGTTGGTTTTCCATGCGGGCCATCGTCTTCTGCCTTTTCAACTGGTATCGAGTCTTCATTTGGTCCAAACCGAGGATGTCTGTAACATTTAGTAACAGTCAGTAACCGCTGCTTCTGTTGCGAATTTGTCTACTACGCAAACGAGAAGACAAATGACATGTGACGGTCAGATCAGTGGCGTGTACGCTCATGTACTGTTCTCATACGTGAGAGTACGAGATAACATTTTACACTAGGTGCAATTGTACTTGCTTTgataatttatacataattatatcgGTATATTAAACGTGACTTTGCATTTGTATTGTTTCGCATATATTCATTAACCCTGTTTAAGGCAATACAAATTCAGCCAAATTTTGCGAAGGGTGAAAGACCCCAAAACTCCCTCTTGGcgttaacttttttttttttttttttttggggggggggtccagTGACAAAAGGTGGCACATGCACCCAATGTGCGCTCCTAAAGTGCACCCCTCCCCTCGTACGCCAAAacctggaaccgcccctggaAACAATCTGAACGTGCCACCTACTGTCAACATCATCGTCATCTTCCATGCCTTGTTCCATCCGTCTCACCAGGTGCTTGGTTTCATTCCGGTTCGCACGGGCGCTGTAACCATAGgaacattcataaaataaaacgtaTGACGTCATAGGAGATTAGTATGACATACCAGGTATGGTCCAGTTTTATTTCTCCATAATTTACTTCGTcgtttcattttgtatttgtaaatgcTGTAATTGCCAGCGATCGACCATTTTTCTCTGAGAAAAGCGCGAAACTCATGGTTATATTAATCTAGGTTTAATACTGGCCTTACTAAACATCAAAgaattgtcattgttttattcGAATATCTTTACCAACTTTCGTTTGTGTTCTACCTAACTGTCACCGCCGACCACGACATTAAAGCTATAGCACAACCAATAAAACGTTTATGTAATCATATGTATCGGGTATGTAATCATATGTATCGGGTATGTAATCATATGTAATCATATGTATCGGGTATGTAATCATATGTATCGGGTATGTAATCATATGTATCGGGTATGTAATCATATGTATCGGGTATGTAATCATATGTAATCATATGTATCGGGTATGTAATCATATGTATCGGGTATGTAATATTATAGTATATGTATCCCGAGAGTCTAGACTATATTAGAAAGTTGCGGAATACAACAAGTTGGTCTCCTCGAGGgcatacataatacataaaaagtCGATACTAAACTTAATTCTTACTTATGCCGACGGAGGTCACGGATGCTAATTAAAGTAATTATACTATGAATGAGAACACGTTAAAACACGTTAAACGTAAAACAAGTGTTTCGAAACgaatgtaattatttatgaGATGAAAGttacaacaaatataaatagcGTCGAACGACTGAGAAGAAAATGATGTGCATGGGGAAGTTGCCACTATAATTACAAGTGTAGttgataaaaagaaattatGGTCATGTCCGTGTGTTGCCTGAACTATAATTCCTCTAAGCCTTATTTacgtaatagttagatgacatggcATGGAGTAAacacttcaggtcatctaactgacttagaatacaacctcattggctttTACATTGACAATGCGAAATCCGACGCAGTATCGGATGAGCGGCAGTAAGCGGActtttaaacacccgcgaaaagGATATTCTTAGTGATTACCTACTTGCAATTAGAATACATCCTACTGTATCTTtaaacggtccgctgtaggcggcggatgtgcgttcatacaTGTAGTATAACATTCCGCTATAGACGGTTGAACGTTCATAgcacgtatgtttacttggttggtaatatgcaaataagcaaaacCCGGGCTCCGTGtagattgagaatttactgtacaTGAAGACCTTGTTGGCCTCGCACGTTACACTACATTTACAATTTGAAATTTCGCGGGTGTCCAAAAGGACCacccactcatccgatacacaatccaTGCGTatgattttgcgttgacaaagtatcagccaatgaggttgtattctacgTCAGTTAGATGACTTGAGTGAAAATcctaatgattaagaagggctagctccgcccattcttaaccattaagattttaattcatgtcctctaaatattacttaattggcttaaaatgtaggttgtattctacaGTAACGTTActtttttcataattgaaaGCGATTGTGTTTTTGTATCGCCCCCATGGGATGGTTGTTTTCGAAATCAGATAAAAGTACATTTGAAACTGCCCCAGATCATCAGTTCTTAGCGTTGTTAACATTAGTAATTAATATCAGTTGGTCACATTTTGGTCATTGTGATTTTCAATAGTCATATCACTCTGTTGTATATACTTTTTAGTCAACGACCGTAgacattttcaatttaatattttttgtccgATATAACCTACATGGATGCATGGTAGCTTTTTTTGcaagttaaaaatatttgagtGCGGAAAATGGTACATTACAAATATGGCCACTTTCATAAATGGCGTCGTTGGCATTGGCATTGTGATACATGTTATTCTTCAACCATAATCGGTGCAATATGCGTCACCAAAAATGTTTCAACTTGTGTAATAAGACATTTGGGCCACCCAATCGGTGATGAAAGGTAGCCCTTATataattgtgttatcatttgaaagattGGATCATGCTCGATACGTTGACAAACAAATCGCCTAGTTCATgttcaaaagcagtaaaacgTCGCCTTTACGGTTGTATTTTTTTGCCATCCGATtgcatatattataaatattcttaATCAGCGAGCcaaactctttaaaatgataagaaTTTTATATACGGTCATCAGGCATGCAAAAGTATGGCATATAGAATTTTgaaatttctattttaatgaaAGAAATGGAATATCTTAGAACACGGCCGTACCTTTTCGCTCTGGACTGTCGCCGTTTAACTTGAGACGAGAACTCGCTCTCCCCTTCCTGTCCCTTACTTTCGATTTGTCCGCCCACGCCTCCATTTACCGCAACCGACGCCTCCCTCGTTCCGTTTCCGGTTGACACATGGCCGCTAGGTGCAGGTTGGTCGTCCTTCTGTCTGCTAATAACACCTTGCTTAACCGGAAGTCCCTTCGGTGGAACGGAACTTCCGGGAAGGCGCTCgtgctgttgctgttgttgttgttgtggttgctGCTGCTTCTGTGAcggagttttgttttcatttttggatGCTTGAGATGACCCGGAACCCATATTTGCACCGGAGTTCTTCttgatttgttatttgtttatgcgGTCAAGCTCTTCATTGCCGTTGCCTTCCCTCCCGACCTAAATCATGGTTATGTGTTAATATCAATATCCTGGCATTTAGTTAAGATTACTTCAATTATAAATGAGCGTTCAATTTGAAGATTTCCTATTCAATTATTGTCAGTCGATGAATGGCATGTAAAGTCTATATGGAAAATAGCCACCATTTTGAAGAGAAAAATCACCACAAACTAAAGCATTCATTGCGAAATACTTGGAACATACGATAATTTAGTTTTTTCAcgtataagaatatttttttcaattttgaaaaatcttgCAAAACGGAT
Proteins encoded in this region:
- the LOC128231374 gene encoding uncharacterized protein LOC128231374 isoform X2, with the translated sequence MGSGSSQASKNENKTPSQKQQQPQQQQQQQHERLPGSSVPPKGLPVKQGVISRQKDDQPAPSGHVSTGNGTREASVAVNGGVGGQIESKGQEGESEFSSQVKRRQSRAKSARANRNETKHLVRRMEQGMEDDDDVDNILGLDQMKTRYQLKRQKTMARMENQRKLVARNRFQLTGQKLFGKDKYTGPRTPDEELYLGNMDIECLSTARVVRIFTSSTFTDTQHERNTLMETGYPVVKKFCQGLGYDFQVVDMRWGIRDQATDDHMGTDICIREIRNSQNVSTGPSFVSLMSHKYGYKDFPRTIEAAEFETIMQNVDSDETKKLFKKWYAKDLNADPPVYVAFPISIHLPDFLSTVKDKKDAAKKVWWEESEVIQETLENVAQEVFDAETARKYIRSITETEVHSGLLTVSELGNTCLWIHRTIEDIGDQESNFLLSRFIECSYSNSERKLQKIREMQIPLKEEMKSKLGDNILDYTVKWDKEKGINPNSPEHKKYLAKMKEDFVSKMCALIKTAVDAKTASHDTLTKEITEHIQFCQKKCKQFHGREETLKKIENYVKGLGDEPFVLFGESGTGKTSIMAMAAKCCAKWTNNKCATVLRFIGTTPDSSSIVGLLTSITSQIRKAYGIDTDVSKDLRMLTDEFALSLFSPNNDRPLVILLDSLDQLDTSHNARQLQWLPMKLRPNVKVIVSTLPENQFEAYPILKSTIRADANLVKIPTLTSDDFEKIIDKWLKLKKRNLTPDQKNLLLHMCKKCPSPLFLKLSFDKACMWTSFATKGTTALEPSIRKSIDTLFERLEVMHGKIFVSHALGYLTISRSGLTETELEDILSCDDEVLNDVYMYWTPPIRRLPPMLVIRLRADLEEYLVDRGADNVQVMYWYHRQFIEAARNRYLGDENVTQKLHTSLAAFFAGTWAGVKKDYVSAKGEKGSADRLVSQQPNKFGSSYNLRKLNNLPYHRCYGTQKDLAKKESLCNFDFLMDKLKATNLWSIMEDLALARTVFPDDEAIESVYDALRLSQQGIFNDSNQFIPQMLGRLPQNKNTGEFLRACREHTVATILPDKKILSQPGGQLIHSMAGHKGDILSLDLSRDSKVALSCSDDGSVRLWNVQSGQQIQMYDGLGKISKVRFCCNDTYMIIDTYQKLTIRNAITGEKVFDLKSISDDNPSCLCGENKSVLIVFEGLSTKGFDLMNGLPIHDFQCFESEGDLVFEFPSIAAGSRNFAAVTTKDQLYFAVVDLRKKQCSDLFRGFEPFIDNEIEEEVEYEVNELAFTVDEKHLIYSNVYNNDIVVFDFRTFKKINVVKGDPNDYTRSLHCAYDSKTFYFANFTFVKFLDCKTSKISDELEHPVDVQNVCSNDLKTIVTSAEDWIVRVWDRTKKVQKMSQTTSMDANRIRILCSLKNSRYAVGFGFKTKENDSQFLFIYDVFKQCSVKERELDCSIFHMEVLNDEEIIVVHDVVQKLKIINLDSLSVTKEMEGYLPSTRWRFEIVHKRNEVICLSAGRHNVKTYNLQTGKTSCVLQSGQQYKLDGACASAAGNIVAAWSEDGCEVIAFDVNKSKVLHTFRSKRTPFLNEDAVAVSEDGKYVLFKVEGVPKGSKRQEEDSFLEVWDTKMGKLIAELVDAEYHNRYTSTKERSGCSVGVDVFQLMDASTVLSAHDDFILRVFNIKNGTLLHRIHGHRSGIEISFSPGSPYILTFGSWQEEMTLRLWDKASYETVASYTLDKGVTNLGYSLDNRFILATIGKPAEIVMWKFNNFPIDISCKPSDYPEIYTKKDTSGYLELVGDNDQVVLDPADPDLDTEENASDDDDDFI